Proteins co-encoded in one Kribbella qitaiheensis genomic window:
- a CDS encoding tripartite tricarboxylate transporter TctB family protein — MAAVKQGRSELGVALLLLLLGGWAIIDALRLPEVETRGPVGPTTVPIAVGILLVVTAVLLAIDILRGGRGEQEAGEDVELGQGSDWKTLGLLVVAFVANILLIERLGWPVSGAVLFFGTTYALGSRHLIRNAIISVALSVSTWYLFNLGLGIALPVGILKGIL; from the coding sequence ATGGCCGCCGTGAAGCAGGGCCGCTCCGAACTCGGAGTGGCCCTCCTCCTCCTGCTGCTCGGCGGCTGGGCGATCATCGACGCGCTCCGGCTGCCGGAGGTCGAGACCCGCGGGCCGGTCGGGCCGACGACGGTGCCGATCGCGGTCGGCATCCTGCTCGTGGTGACCGCCGTCCTGCTGGCGATCGACATCCTGCGGGGTGGCCGCGGCGAGCAGGAGGCCGGTGAGGACGTCGAGCTCGGTCAGGGCAGCGACTGGAAGACTCTCGGCCTGCTGGTGGTCGCCTTCGTCGCCAACATCCTGCTGATCGAGCGGCTCGGCTGGCCGGTCTCCGGCGCCGTGCTGTTCTTCGGTACGACGTACGCCCTCGGCAGTCGGCACCTGATCCGCAACGCGATCATCTCGGTCGCCCTGTCGGTCAGCACCTGGTACCTGTTCAACCTCGGCCTCGGCATCGCGCTCCCGGTCGGGATCCTCAAGGGAATCCTCTGA
- a CDS encoding TIGR03936 family radical SAM-associated protein, with amino-acid sequence MAPVQAPPSQQLPAVQKLRVRFAKRGRLRFTSHRDFQRAFERAVRRADLPVAFSHGFSPHPKISYAGAAPTGAASEAEYLEISLTQERDPEQVRADLDEALPTGLDVVEVVVAGAGSLAEQLEASEWLIALPGVDPADAERAVEAFLAREEILVERMTKRGLRSFDCRDAVLRLAVGSERGSVETCAILQVVLRHGTPAVRPDDVLAGVLEVATLPVTGPALLTRLAQGPLIAATGTVDDPLARDRDATQATATGQAVDHQTHSAEGDAAAPSVP; translated from the coding sequence GTGGCACCAGTTCAGGCTCCGCCGTCCCAGCAGCTCCCCGCCGTACAGAAGCTGCGGGTCCGCTTCGCCAAGCGCGGGCGGCTGCGATTCACCTCGCACCGCGACTTCCAGCGCGCGTTCGAGCGTGCCGTCCGGCGGGCGGACCTCCCAGTGGCGTTCTCGCACGGCTTCAGCCCGCACCCGAAGATCTCGTACGCCGGTGCGGCGCCGACCGGGGCCGCCTCGGAGGCGGAGTACTTGGAGATCTCGCTCACACAGGAGCGGGATCCCGAGCAGGTCCGGGCCGATCTGGACGAGGCGCTGCCAACCGGGCTCGACGTCGTCGAGGTGGTGGTCGCGGGCGCCGGATCGCTGGCCGAGCAGCTGGAGGCGAGCGAGTGGTTGATCGCGTTGCCAGGCGTGGATCCGGCCGACGCCGAGCGGGCAGTGGAGGCATTCCTCGCCCGGGAGGAAATTCTGGTCGAGCGCATGACCAAACGAGGACTTCGCTCGTTCGACTGTCGGGACGCCGTTCTCCGACTCGCGGTCGGTAGTGAACGGGGGTCGGTTGAGACGTGTGCGATACTGCAAGTGGTGTTACGGCACGGAACCCCGGCCGTGAGACCCGACGACGTTCTCGCCGGCGTGCTCGAAGTAGCGACGCTTCCGGTGACGGGCCCGGCTCTTCTGACCAGGCTCGCCCAGGGCCCGCTTATCGCGGCAACCGGCACTGTGGACGATCCGCTCGCTCGTGACCGCGACGCCACCCAGGCGACCGCGACCGGCCAGGCGGTCGACCACCAGACGCATTCAGCGGAGGGCGACGCCGCCGCTCCATCTGTGCCCTGA
- a CDS encoding Rne/Rng family ribonuclease: MLENEPNDTQAADTAASAPEQPAKRAAAKKTVRKRPVKKTAAKAAEAPVPDAADQPVETAVSTQSDAAAADPAPAPAKRQPAKKAVAKRTVKKAAAKRPAKKAATSQDAFPELTDESAPEAAVQVPAAEAETQAPAKKTTRKRTPRKSAAARQADLLAEEAAVTDGPVADAEEDEEALAEAAAALEAAAAEAAMAPAETTRRRRRAPAAAAVLFQAPTDVPAQAAATSPVEATPVEDGSVKAPSTKRVSTRTRNAKVVPVEADADEVAAEPAEDEQPTGSRRRRSRRSRDAEEVATDRAEPVFEAARQIEPEDAADDAESDADDVDGEDGAEGTRRRRRRRGGRRRRKPGDGSEDSADENDDESEDDAENQSDTDEQDDSEDDSEAGSSSRRRRRRRRRKGEDSGSAADDPDETVVRVREPRSKTISNEITAVEGSTRLEAKKQRRREGRAAGRRRAPIVTEAEFLARRESVERTMVIRARDDLTQIAVSEDNVLVEHYVTTAEQSSLIGNVYLGRVQNVLPSMEAAFIDIGKGRNAVLYAGEVDWSTLGAGNGPRKIESVLKSGQAVLVQVTKDPIGHKGARLTNQISLPGRYVVYVPRGGNGGISRKLPDTERNRLKGILKDIVPDEAGVIVRTAAEGATEEELTADVTRLQAFWEDIDKKSKSGQAPALLHGEPDLLIRVVRDLFTEDFTKLVISGDDAFDQVSEYVSSVAPHLADRVQKWSPSPNEQSDVFSNYRIDEQIKKALDRKVWLPSGGSLVIDRTEAMTVVDVNTGKFTGSGGNLEETVTKNNLEAAEEIVRQLRLRDIGGIIVIDFIDMVLELNRDLVLRRLVECLGRDRTKHQVAEVTSLGLVQMTRKRIGTGLLEAFSENCDHCGGRGLVLHDEPKESRRRADDGRSRGGQQNQGGQNQGGQSQGSQSQGSQNQGQNQGGQQSNGGQNGHDGEQKSGDGDGDGAKKSSRSRNRGRGRGRGEGSDEHTESTETPSNGDAAQRVAQIAAATLASGEKANGTDQHGTDEKVTGAEHQGNDQQASGDQQSSSGADSAERRDGGEAAQSEERAPGSQRSRRRRGGSGQAGTAVAEQDGAQSSQEPARGDSSGRGGEQVAAEQGNSAAEQGQDGAEQEKAEQTGSGRNGSTRRRRSSRGRGAASSNEGDAGNSGTDQPVSAQELASTPV, from the coding sequence ATGCTCGAGAACGAGCCGAACGACACCCAGGCCGCCGATACGGCTGCCTCCGCCCCCGAGCAGCCCGCCAAGAGGGCGGCTGCCAAGAAGACGGTCCGCAAGCGCCCGGTCAAGAAGACCGCCGCCAAGGCCGCCGAAGCTCCCGTGCCCGACGCTGCCGACCAGCCGGTCGAGACCGCGGTCAGCACCCAGTCCGACGCCGCGGCCGCCGATCCGGCGCCCGCTCCGGCCAAGCGTCAGCCGGCCAAGAAGGCCGTCGCAAAGCGGACCGTGAAGAAGGCCGCGGCCAAGCGCCCGGCGAAGAAGGCCGCCACGAGCCAGGACGCGTTCCCGGAACTGACCGATGAGTCAGCGCCCGAGGCAGCCGTACAGGTCCCGGCGGCTGAGGCGGAGACCCAGGCGCCGGCGAAGAAGACCACCCGCAAGCGCACCCCCCGCAAGAGCGCCGCCGCGCGCCAGGCGGATCTGCTCGCTGAGGAGGCCGCCGTCACCGACGGCCCGGTCGCCGACGCCGAAGAGGACGAGGAAGCCCTCGCCGAAGCAGCCGCCGCGCTCGAGGCCGCCGCTGCCGAGGCCGCAATGGCTCCCGCCGAGACCACCCGCCGTCGCCGGCGCGCGCCTGCCGCTGCTGCCGTGCTGTTCCAAGCGCCTACCGACGTACCGGCCCAGGCGGCCGCGACCAGCCCGGTCGAGGCCACCCCTGTCGAGGACGGTTCCGTCAAGGCCCCCTCCACGAAGCGCGTTTCCACTCGGACCCGTAACGCCAAGGTCGTGCCGGTCGAGGCTGACGCCGACGAGGTAGCGGCCGAGCCGGCCGAGGACGAGCAGCCGACCGGCAGCCGCCGTCGCCGGAGCCGTCGCAGCCGGGACGCCGAAGAGGTCGCCACCGACCGCGCCGAGCCGGTGTTCGAAGCGGCCCGCCAGATCGAGCCGGAAGACGCCGCCGACGACGCCGAGTCCGATGCCGATGACGTCGATGGTGAGGACGGTGCCGAGGGCACCCGTCGCCGCCGTCGCCGCCGCGGTGGCCGTCGTCGCCGCAAGCCAGGGGACGGCTCCGAGGACAGCGCCGACGAGAACGACGACGAGTCCGAGGACGACGCGGAGAACCAGTCCGACACCGACGAGCAGGACGACTCCGAGGACGACTCGGAAGCCGGGAGCTCCTCGCGCCGCCGTCGCCGTCGTCGCCGCCGCAAGGGCGAGGACAGCGGCAGCGCCGCCGACGACCCGGACGAGACCGTCGTACGGGTCCGTGAGCCGCGCAGCAAGACCATCTCGAACGAGATCACCGCGGTCGAGGGCTCGACCCGGCTGGAGGCGAAGAAGCAGCGCCGCCGCGAGGGTCGCGCCGCCGGTCGCCGCCGGGCGCCGATCGTGACCGAGGCCGAGTTCCTGGCCCGGCGCGAGTCGGTCGAGCGGACGATGGTGATCCGGGCCCGCGACGACCTGACCCAGATCGCGGTCTCCGAGGACAACGTGCTCGTGGAGCACTACGTCACCACCGCCGAGCAGAGTTCGCTGATCGGCAACGTGTACCTCGGCCGCGTCCAGAACGTGCTGCCGAGCATGGAGGCCGCGTTCATCGACATCGGCAAGGGCCGCAACGCGGTCCTGTACGCCGGTGAGGTCGACTGGTCCACGCTCGGCGCCGGCAACGGCCCGCGCAAGATCGAGTCGGTGCTCAAGTCCGGCCAGGCGGTCCTGGTCCAGGTGACCAAGGACCCGATCGGCCACAAGGGCGCCCGGCTGACCAACCAGATCAGCCTGCCCGGCCGGTACGTCGTGTACGTGCCGCGCGGCGGCAACGGCGGCATCAGCCGCAAGCTCCCCGACACCGAGCGGAACCGCCTGAAGGGCATCCTCAAGGACATCGTTCCGGACGAGGCGGGCGTGATCGTCCGGACCGCGGCCGAGGGCGCCACCGAGGAGGAGCTCACCGCCGACGTCACCCGCCTGCAGGCGTTCTGGGAGGACATCGACAAGAAGTCGAAGTCCGGCCAGGCGCCCGCGCTGCTGCACGGCGAGCCGGATCTGCTGATCCGGGTGGTCCGCGACCTGTTCACCGAGGACTTCACCAAGCTGGTCATCTCCGGCGACGACGCCTTCGACCAGGTCAGCGAGTACGTCTCGTCCGTGGCCCCGCACCTGGCCGACCGGGTCCAAAAGTGGAGCCCGTCGCCTAATGAGCAGAGCGACGTCTTCTCGAACTACCGGATCGACGAGCAGATCAAGAAGGCGCTCGACCGCAAGGTCTGGTTGCCGTCGGGTGGTTCGCTGGTCATCGACCGGACCGAGGCGATGACCGTCGTCGACGTCAACACCGGCAAGTTCACCGGCTCCGGGGGCAACCTCGAGGAGACGGTCACCAAGAACAACCTGGAAGCGGCCGAGGAGATCGTTCGCCAGCTCCGGCTGCGCGACATCGGCGGCATCATCGTGATCGACTTCATCGACATGGTGCTGGAGCTCAACCGCGACCTCGTACTGCGCCGGCTAGTGGAGTGCCTGGGCCGGGACCGGACCAAGCACCAGGTCGCCGAGGTCACCTCGCTGGGCCTGGTCCAGATGACCCGCAAGCGGATCGGTACCGGCCTGCTCGAGGCGTTCAGCGAGAACTGCGACCACTGTGGTGGCCGCGGGCTGGTCCTGCACGACGAGCCGAAGGAATCGCGCCGTCGCGCCGACGACGGCCGCAGCCGCGGCGGTCAGCAGAACCAGGGCGGCCAGAACCAGGGCGGCCAGAGCCAGGGCAGCCAGAGCCAGGGCAGCCAGAACCAAGGCCAGAACCAGGGCGGTCAGCAGAGCAACGGTGGCCAGAACGGTCACGACGGCGAGCAGAAGAGCGGCGACGGCGACGGCGACGGTGCGAAGAAGAGCTCGCGCAGCCGGAACCGCGGTCGTGGGCGCGGTCGCGGTGAGGGTTCCGACGAGCACACCGAGTCGACCGAGACCCCGTCGAACGGTGACGCCGCTCAGCGCGTCGCTCAGATCGCCGCAGCCACCCTCGCCAGTGGCGAGAAGGCCAACGGCACCGATCAGCACGGCACCGACGAGAAGGTCACCGGAGCCGAGCACCAAGGCAACGACCAGCAGGCCAGTGGCGACCAGCAGTCGTCGTCGGGTGCGGATTCTGCTGAGCGCAGGGACGGTGGCGAGGCCGCCCAGAGCGAGGAGCGGGCGCCGGGTAGCCAGCGCAGCAGGCGTCGCCGCGGCGGTTCCGGCCAGGCCGGCACCGCCGTAGCGGAGCAGGACGGCGCGCAGAGCTCGCAGGAGCCGGCTCGCGGCGACAGCAGCGGGCGTGGCGGCGAGCAGGTTGCCGCCGAGCAGGGCAACAGCGCTGCTGAGCAGGGCCAGGACGGCGCTGAGCAGGAGAAGGCAGAGCAGACCGGCTCCGGCCGGAACGGCAGCACCAGGAGGCGGCGTAGCAGCCGTGGCCGGGGTGCTGCGAGCAGTAACGAAGGTGACGCGGGCAACAGCGGGACCGACCAGCCGGTCAGTGCCCAGGAGCTGGCGTCCACCCCGGTTTGA
- a CDS encoding Bug family tripartite tricarboxylate transporter substrate binding protein, which yields MTPDPVPATLTATAVPNTKETAVKARTWFTSITAVLAVAVAATGCGVSADDNASGGASSGPIKGLRILVPNSPGSGYDTTARAAAKAMQDAKLADTVEVFNTAGAGGTVGLQRLVNEKGKEDLLMQMGLGVVGAVFTNKSKATLQDTVPVAKMIEEAEAIVVPKGSPYTTLDQLVAAWKADPGKLPVGGASNAGGPDHLTPMLVAKAVGVQPKDVNYVAYDGGGELLTAILGKKVAFAATGIGEVAEQAKTGDVKILAVTSEQPVDGIDAPTLKSLKVDLVFTNWRGIVGPPGLSDEKKRQYVDLLQKMHDSPQWKKTLADQGWTDAFQKGDEFKTFLTAENDRVAGVLRELGLVV from the coding sequence GTGACACCTGATCCGGTACCCGCAACGCTGACGGCGACCGCAGTACCGAACACCAAGGAGACCGCCGTGAAAGCACGGACATGGTTCACCAGCATCACCGCCGTCCTGGCCGTCGCCGTCGCGGCCACCGGTTGCGGCGTGAGCGCCGACGACAATGCCTCCGGCGGAGCCAGCTCCGGCCCGATCAAGGGCCTGCGCATTCTCGTCCCCAACTCCCCCGGCAGCGGCTACGACACCACCGCCCGGGCCGCGGCGAAGGCGATGCAGGACGCGAAGCTGGCCGACACGGTCGAGGTGTTCAACACCGCCGGCGCCGGTGGCACGGTCGGCCTGCAGCGGCTCGTCAACGAGAAGGGCAAAGAAGACCTGCTGATGCAGATGGGTCTCGGCGTCGTCGGAGCCGTCTTCACCAACAAGTCCAAGGCCACCCTGCAGGACACCGTCCCGGTCGCGAAGATGATCGAGGAGGCCGAGGCGATCGTCGTACCGAAGGGTTCGCCGTACACGACGCTCGACCAGCTGGTCGCCGCCTGGAAGGCGGATCCGGGCAAGCTGCCTGTCGGCGGCGCCTCGAACGCGGGTGGGCCGGACCACCTGACCCCGATGCTGGTGGCCAAGGCGGTCGGTGTCCAGCCGAAGGACGTCAACTACGTCGCGTACGACGGTGGTGGCGAGCTGCTGACCGCGATCCTCGGCAAGAAGGTGGCCTTCGCCGCCACGGGGATCGGCGAGGTGGCCGAGCAGGCCAAGACCGGTGACGTGAAGATCCTGGCAGTCACCAGTGAGCAGCCGGTGGACGGGATCGACGCACCGACCCTGAAGAGCCTGAAGGTCGATCTGGTCTTCACCAACTGGCGCGGCATCGTCGGCCCGCCCGGGCTGTCGGACGAGAAGAAGCGGCAGTACGTCGACCTGCTCCAGAAGATGCACGACTCGCCGCAGTGGAAGAAGACCCTGGCCGACCAGGGCTGGACCGACGCCTTCCAGAAGGGCGACGAGTTCAAGACCTTCCTGACCGCGGAGAACGACCGGGTCGCCGGTGTCCTGCGGGAACTGGGTCTCGTCGTCTGA
- a CDS encoding tripartite tricarboxylate transporter permease, with translation MDAFTELLNGFATAAHPTNLLYAFVGVLLGTAIGVLPGIGPAMTIALLLPLTYTLEPTQAFIMFAGIYYGGMYGGSTTSILLNTPGESASVVTAIEGNKMARKGRAAAALATAAIGSFIAGTIGTLCLALLAPVIVKLAVKMGAPDYFAVMVLAFIAVTTVLGSSKIRGLAALAIGLLIGTIGIDPTSGQQRLTLGLPELADGIDVVVVAVGLFAVGEALWIAAHLRRTPAEIITVGAARMSREDWRRSWKPWLRGTVIGFPFGAIPAGGAEIPTFLSYVIEKKLSKHPEEFGHGAIEGVAGPEATNNASAAGGLVPLLTLGIPTTATAAVMLGAFQGYGIQPGPRLLQTQPELVWGLVASLFIGNVILLALNLPLAPMWAKLLRIPRPYLYAGILFFASIGAYAANLSTFDLWLLLLLGALGFGMRRFGLPVVPAIIGIILGPTAEEQLRRALQISDGHVSGLTNTWFSKIVYLVMLLVVVVPPIVSRLRKRSTDRELTEVGG, from the coding sequence ATGGACGCCTTCACCGAACTGCTGAACGGGTTCGCCACCGCCGCGCACCCCACCAACCTGCTGTACGCCTTCGTCGGCGTCCTGCTCGGTACCGCGATCGGCGTCCTGCCGGGCATCGGCCCGGCGATGACGATCGCCCTGCTCCTGCCGCTCACCTACACGCTGGAACCGACCCAGGCCTTCATCATGTTCGCCGGGATCTATTACGGCGGCATGTACGGCGGCTCCACCACCTCGATCCTGCTCAACACCCCCGGTGAGAGCGCGTCGGTGGTCACCGCGATCGAAGGCAACAAGATGGCCCGTAAGGGTCGAGCGGCCGCCGCCCTGGCCACCGCGGCGATCGGGTCGTTCATCGCAGGCACGATCGGCACCCTCTGCCTGGCCCTGCTCGCTCCCGTGATCGTCAAGCTGGCCGTGAAAATGGGTGCGCCCGACTACTTCGCCGTGATGGTGCTCGCCTTCATCGCTGTCACCACCGTGCTCGGATCGTCCAAGATCCGTGGCCTGGCCGCGCTGGCGATCGGCCTGCTGATCGGCACGATCGGCATCGACCCGACCTCCGGCCAGCAACGACTCACCCTCGGGCTGCCGGAACTTGCCGACGGCATCGATGTCGTCGTGGTCGCGGTCGGGCTGTTCGCGGTCGGCGAGGCCTTGTGGATCGCCGCCCACCTGCGCCGTACGCCGGCCGAGATCATCACCGTCGGCGCGGCCCGGATGTCGCGGGAGGACTGGCGCCGGTCCTGGAAGCCGTGGCTGCGCGGCACGGTGATCGGCTTCCCGTTCGGGGCGATCCCGGCCGGTGGCGCGGAGATCCCGACCTTCCTGTCCTACGTCATCGAGAAGAAGCTGAGCAAGCACCCGGAGGAGTTCGGCCACGGTGCTATCGAGGGCGTCGCCGGTCCCGAGGCGACGAACAACGCGTCGGCCGCGGGTGGTCTGGTTCCCCTGCTCACGTTGGGGATCCCGACCACCGCGACCGCCGCGGTGATGCTCGGCGCGTTCCAGGGCTACGGCATCCAGCCCGGGCCGCGGTTGCTGCAGACCCAGCCGGAACTGGTCTGGGGACTCGTGGCCAGCCTGTTCATCGGGAACGTGATCCTGCTGGCGCTGAACCTGCCGCTGGCGCCGATGTGGGCCAAGCTGCTGCGGATCCCCAGGCCCTACCTGTACGCCGGCATCCTGTTCTTCGCGAGCATCGGCGCGTACGCCGCCAACCTGTCCACCTTCGACCTGTGGCTGCTGTTGCTGCTGGGCGCGCTCGGCTTCGGGATGCGCCGGTTCGGGCTTCCCGTCGTACCGGCGATCATCGGCATCATTCTCGGGCCGACGGCGGAGGAGCAGTTGCGCCGCGCGCTCCAGATCAGCGATGGGCATGTCAGCGGGCTCACCAACACCTGGTTCTCGAAGATCGTGTACCTCGTGATGCTGCTGGTGGTGGTCGTACCGCCGATCGTCTCCCGGCTGCGCAAGCGCAGTACGGACCGGGAACTGACCGAGGTAGGAGGCTGA
- a CDS encoding universal stress protein has product MAIVVGYVPTPEGVAALESAIGEAQRRGQRLVVVNSSRGESLVDSRFATGTQWHSVEDRLASSGVDHELTQLVESKDAADQILALAHDLNAELIVIGLRRRSPVGKLILGSQAQTILLEAECPVLAVKST; this is encoded by the coding sequence ATGGCGATCGTCGTCGGCTATGTACCGACTCCGGAAGGTGTCGCCGCGCTGGAGAGCGCGATCGGCGAGGCGCAGCGCCGCGGCCAACGGCTGGTCGTGGTGAATTCCAGCCGCGGTGAATCGCTGGTGGACAGCCGGTTCGCGACCGGGACGCAATGGCACTCGGTCGAGGACCGGCTGGCGTCCTCGGGTGTCGACCACGAACTCACCCAACTGGTCGAGAGCAAGGATGCGGCCGACCAGATCCTCGCCCTGGCGCACGACCTCAACGCCGAACTCATCGTGATCGGCCTCCGCCGCCGCAGTCCGGTCGGCAAGCTCATCCTCGGCAGCCAGGCCCAGACCATCCTGCTGGAAGCCGAATGCCCTGTCCTGGCAGTGAAGTCCACCTAG
- the rplU gene encoding 50S ribosomal protein L21 produces MYAIVRSGGTQQKVAVGDVIEIDSLTDQVGDTVSLSAVLVVDGDTVTTDAAALSKVAVSAEVLGRTKGPKIHILKYKNKTGYRKRQGHRQHYTQVKVTAIDAKKK; encoded by the coding sequence GTGTACGCGATCGTGCGCAGTGGCGGCACCCAGCAGAAGGTCGCCGTCGGCGATGTCATCGAGATCGACAGCTTGACGGATCAGGTCGGCGACACAGTGTCGCTGTCCGCGGTCCTCGTCGTCGATGGCGACACCGTGACGACCGATGCAGCCGCTTTGTCCAAGGTGGCCGTGTCGGCCGAGGTCCTCGGCCGTACCAAGGGCCCGAAGATCCACATCCTCAAATACAAGAACAAGACCGGTTACCGCAAGCGCCAGGGGCACCGCCAGCACTACACCCAGGTCAAGGTCACCGCGATCGACGCCAAGAAGAAGTGA
- the obgE gene encoding GTPase ObgE codes for MAIPSFVDRVTVHVTGGNGGNGCASVHREKFRPLGGPDGGNGGDGGSIILRVDPDLTTLVDYHRSAHRSATNGVQGKGDHQIGSKGGDVVLPVPDGTVVSTPEGELLADLIGAGSEYVAAAGGKGGLGNAALASSTRKAPGFALLGENGEERTIVLELKVVADIGLVGFPSAGKSSLVASISRARPKIADYPFTTLIPNLGVVVAGDNTFTVADVPGLIEGASQGRGLGHDFLRHVERCAALVHVIDCATYEPGRDPLSDLDVIEAELAAHGGLEDRPRLVALNKVDVPDAKEMAEMVTAELEQRGLQVFSISTASHEGLDALKFAMADIVAKRRAETEKPETTRIIIRPHATGGSEFKLKKTPEGTWLIQGEKPERWVRQTDFGNAEATGYLADRLNRLGVEKELLERGAMEGDGVMIGDGPNAVVFDFQPEVQAGAENLARRGEDHRLDQPRPSIVRRREKDGEYHAFREGERAVDYSEYGQGWVEDEVDLTPAEAKAAQKAAEKLARREARELEARLELEAEQRYIAGEDIDIEAELAAERDASSQDV; via the coding sequence ATGGCGATCCCCAGCTTTGTCGACCGTGTCACGGTGCACGTCACCGGTGGCAACGGCGGAAACGGCTGCGCCTCGGTGCACCGGGAGAAGTTCCGGCCGCTCGGCGGTCCCGACGGCGGCAACGGCGGTGACGGCGGCAGCATCATCCTGCGCGTCGACCCCGACCTGACCACGCTGGTCGACTACCACCGGTCCGCGCACCGCTCCGCGACGAACGGTGTCCAGGGCAAGGGTGACCACCAGATCGGCAGCAAGGGCGGCGACGTCGTCCTTCCCGTCCCGGACGGCACGGTCGTCAGTACGCCGGAAGGCGAGCTGCTGGCCGACCTGATCGGCGCCGGCTCGGAGTACGTGGCAGCCGCCGGCGGTAAGGGCGGCCTCGGCAACGCGGCGCTGGCCAGCTCCACCCGCAAGGCCCCCGGTTTCGCGCTGCTCGGTGAGAACGGCGAGGAACGCACGATCGTCCTCGAGCTCAAGGTCGTCGCCGACATCGGTCTGGTCGGCTTCCCGAGCGCGGGCAAGTCGTCGCTGGTCGCCTCGATCAGCCGGGCCCGGCCGAAGATCGCCGACTACCCGTTCACCACCCTGATCCCGAACCTGGGGGTCGTCGTTGCCGGTGACAACACCTTCACCGTCGCCGACGTACCGGGCCTGATCGAGGGTGCGAGCCAGGGACGCGGGCTCGGACACGACTTCCTGCGGCATGTGGAGCGCTGCGCCGCGCTGGTGCACGTGATCGACTGCGCGACGTACGAGCCCGGCCGGGACCCGCTGAGCGACCTCGACGTGATCGAGGCCGAGCTCGCGGCGCACGGCGGGCTGGAGGACCGGCCGCGGCTGGTCGCCCTGAACAAGGTGGACGTGCCGGACGCCAAGGAGATGGCCGAGATGGTGACGGCCGAGCTCGAGCAGCGCGGCCTGCAGGTGTTCTCGATCTCGACCGCCAGCCACGAAGGCCTCGACGCGCTCAAGTTCGCGATGGCCGACATCGTCGCCAAGCGGCGGGCGGAGACCGAGAAGCCGGAGACCACCCGGATCATCATCCGTCCGCACGCGACCGGTGGCTCCGAGTTCAAGCTGAAGAAGACCCCCGAAGGCACCTGGCTGATCCAGGGCGAGAAGCCGGAGCGCTGGGTCCGGCAGACCGACTTCGGCAACGCCGAGGCGACCGGGTACCTGGCCGACCGGCTGAACCGGCTCGGCGTCGAGAAGGAGTTGCTGGAGCGCGGCGCGATGGAGGGCGACGGGGTGATGATCGGCGACGGCCCGAACGCGGTCGTCTTCGACTTCCAGCCCGAGGTCCAGGCCGGTGCGGAGAACCTGGCCCGGCGTGGTGAGGACCACCGGCTCGACCAGCCGCGTCCGTCCATCGTGCGCCGCCGCGAGAAGGACGGGGAGTACCACGCGTTCCGCGAAGGGGAGCGCGCGGTCGACTACTCGGAGTACGGCCAGGGTTGGGTCGAGGACGAGGTCGACCTCACGCCGGCCGAGGCCAAGGCGGCGCAGAAGGCTGCCGAGAAGCTCGCCCGCAGGGAAGCCCGCGAGCTGGAGGCACGGCTGGAGCTCGAGGCCGAGCAGCGCTACATCGCGGGCGAGGACATCGACATCGAGGCCGAACTGGCCGCCGAGCGGGACGCTTCGTCTCAGGACGTGTGA
- the rpmA gene encoding 50S ribosomal protein L27 translates to MAHKKGAASTRNGRDSNAQRLGVKRFGGQLVNAGEIIVRQRGTHFHPGNLVGRGGDDTLFALAEGHVEFGVRRGRRVVNIVPAPAE, encoded by the coding sequence ATGGCACACAAAAAGGGAGCAGCGTCGACCCGTAACGGTCGCGACTCCAACGCACAGCGCCTCGGCGTGAAGCGCTTCGGTGGCCAGCTGGTCAACGCCGGCGAGATCATCGTCCGCCAGCGTGGCACCCACTTCCACCCGGGCAACCTGGTCGGCCGTGGCGGCGACGACACCCTGTTCGCGCTGGCCGAGGGCCACGTGGAGTTCGGTGTCCGTCGTGGACGTCGCGTCGTCAACATCGTCCCGGCCCCGGCGGAGTAG